One Prunus dulcis chromosome 8, ALMONDv2, whole genome shotgun sequence DNA window includes the following coding sequences:
- the LOC117637878 gene encoding 7-deoxyloganetin glucosyltransferase-like, which produces MSSIEVQDNKPHAVCIPFPIQSHIKAMLKLAKLLHHRGFHITFVNTQFNHRRFLKSLGPNSLDGLPDFQFETIPDGLPASDEDAGQNAYLLCDSIRKNFLAVFRNLLLKLNDMATSKNISNPPVTCIVSDGFMTFSITAAEELGIPVALVFTIAAIGFMGFKQYPTLVEKGLAPLKEESYLTNGFLDQVIDWVPGTKAIRLKDLPNYFQTTNPNDILFKLTLEAMDRVDKASAVVLHTFDELEADVLHALSSLPPPVYTIGPLQFLLNQIPQHPLKSMGYSLWKEETAWFQWLNAKVPNSVVYVNFGSIVVIKSEDLIEFCWGLANSKLPFFWVVRPDLLVGESAILPPEFVAETKGRGLVASWCPQEQVLSHPSIGGFLTHSGWNSTIESLSAGVPMLCWPFFAEQRINCVYTCNECGTGLEINNDAKRDQVEKLIKELVEGEKGKKMRTKAIEWKKLAEKAISPDGSSYANLDNLVNQVL; this is translated from the exons ATGAGCTCTATAGAAGTACAAGACAATAAGCCTCATGCTGTATGCATTCCCTTTCCAATTCAAAGCCATATAAAGGCAATGCTGAAATTAGCAAAGCTCCTACACCATAGAGGTTTTCATATAACCTTTGTTAACACACAATTCAACCACCGCCGCTTTcttaaatctcttggacctaACTCCCTCGATGGCTTGcctgattttcaattcgaaaccATTCCAGATGGTCTTCCAGCTTCAGATGAGGATGCCGGCCAAAACGCCTATTTGCTTTGCGATTCCATCAGAAAAAATTTCTTGGCAGTATTTCGTAACCTCCTTTTAAAACTCAATGACATGGCAACTTCTAAAAATATTAGTAATCCTCCAGTGACTTGCATTGTTTCAGATGGTTTCATGACTTTCAGCATCACAGCTGCTGAAGAACTTGGAATCCCTGTAGCACTGGTCTTTACTATTGCTGCAATTGGATTCATGGGCTTTAAGCAATATCCCACTTTGGTAGAGAAAGGACTTGCGCCACTCAAAG AGGAGAGCTATTTAACAAATGGCTTTTTGGACCAGGTCATAGATTGGGTTCCCGGAACGAAAGCTATTCGTTTAAAGGATCTCCCAAATTACTTTCAAACTACAAACCCCAATGACATCTTGTTTAAATTAACCTTGGAAGCAATGGACAGAGTTGATAAAGCTTCAGCAGTTGTACTTCATACTTTTGATGAGTTGGAGGCAGATGTTTTGCATGCTCTCTCATCACTGCCTCCACCTGTTTATACCATTGGCCCTCTCCAGTTTCTTCTCAATCAGATACCACAACACCCTTTGAAGTCCATGGGATATAGTCTATGGAAAGAAGAAACTGCATGGTTCCAATGGCTCAATGCTAAGGTGCCAAACTCGGTTGTTTATGTCAACTTTGGCAGCATAGTGGTCATAAAGTCAGAAGATCTTATTGAGTTTTGTTGGGGACTTGCAAATAGCAAGCTTCCCTTCTTCTGGGTAGTTAGACCTGATCTGTTAGTTGGTGAATCGGCCATTTTGCCACCTGAGTTTGTAGCTGAAACTAAGGGAAGAGGTTTGGTAGCAAGCTGGTGCCCACAAGAGCAAGTCCTTAGCCACCCATCAATTGGAGGATTCTTAACACACAGTGGTTGGAACTCAACCATCGAGAGTCTTTCTGCAGGAGTTCCTATGCTTTGTTGGCCATTCTTTGCCGAACAGCGAATAAATTGTGTTTATACTTGCAATGAATGCGGCACTGGGTTAGAGATCAATAATGATGCCAAGAGAGACCAAGTAGAGAAGCTCATTAAAGAGTTAGTGGAGGGAGAGAAGGGTAAGAAAATGAGAACTAAGGCTATTGAATGGAAGAAACTAGCAGAGAAGGCCATCAGTCCTGATGGTTCTTCATACGCAAACTTGGACAATTTAGTGAATCAAGTTCTATAA